In Oryza sativa Japonica Group chromosome 2, ASM3414082v1, the following are encoded in one genomic region:
- the LOC4331209 gene encoding F-box/FBD/LRR-repeat protein At3g52680 produces the protein MKNKKGSRRNRNKSAAHNNHLLVVDRFTKLPDDVLLNILERLNTPDAVRTCLLSKRTIHLRHLLSNLNISLHSFLPHYYGYYATSKDAIQIQMNAAVSDATDNILNFRNQEIPLRQLSITFYLKYYDCLAIGKAVARAMATHSHNLDSVEFIILTGKRALYCSIDDLRHNGKLLMTFFGACTDAFAGLTRLHLRNLRLAEADIPNIIATCKRLEYLKLSACQIEDSVLQLQLEHPHLVELDISTANLDLVELNSLPNLKRLVFSVWVCPQEPLSFGNVPLLSSLSLTNVAMRWHKVIRLSQFLANITFIKDLHLNFLSEKIWVHPECPELLTPVLQNLQVLNLDELPEECDIAWTSFFLEAAPSLKEMCITVWDHWCEIETDKVEREEQGYCDKTNLEWRSSARDGFRHYNLTKFTIYGFQPNENFLGYIRHIMEAAVNLEDISLYDRKALECCEDLDPKIKVAPSRYPQNIVEQELLRKQITEGLVMASPHVIHFRS, from the exons ATGAAGAATAAGAAGGGTAGTCGCCGCAACCGCAAT AAATCAGCAGCTCACAATAACCACCTACTAGTAGTGGATAGGTTCACCAAGCTTCCTGATGATGTCCTGCTCAACATCCTCGAACGCCTCAACACCCCCGACGCTGTCAGGACATGCCTCCTTTCTAAGAGGACGATCCACCTTCGACATTTGCTCTCAAACTTAAACATTTCGCTGCATTCCTTTTTGCCCCATTATTATGGTTATTATGCCACCTCCAAGGATGCAATTCAGATTCAGATGAATGCTGCTGTGTCAGATGCAACAGACAACATCCTCAATTTCAGAAACCAAGAGATTCCCCTTCGCCAACTCAGCATAACCTTCTACCTCAAGTACTATGATTGTCTCGCCATTGGCAAAGCTGTTGCCCGAGCAATGGCCACCCACAGCCACAACCTCGACAGCGTTGAATTCATTATTCTGACAGGGAAGCGGGCACTATATTGCTCTATCGACGATCTCCGCCACAATGGCAAGCTGCTCATGACATTTTTCGGTGCCTGTACTGATGCATTTGCCGGCCTTACGCGTCTCCACCTACGCAACTTAAGGCTTGCTGAAGCTGACATTCCAAACATCATCGCCACATGCAAACGGCTAGAGTATTTGAAATTGTCCGCGTGTCAAATAGAGGATAGTGTATTGCAGCTACAGTTGGAACACCCACACCTTGTTGAGCTTGATATCTCCACTGCGAACTTAGACCTAGTTGAGCTCAACTCCCTACCAAACCTCAAACGATTGGTTTTTAGTGTGTGGGTTTGTCCCCAAGAACCCTTGTCTTTTGGCAACGTTCCATTGCTTTCAAGCCTAAGCCTCACTAATGTAGCCATGAGATGGCATAAGGTTATCAGGTTAAGTCAGTTCCTTGCTAATATCACCTTCATAAAAGACCTGCACCTCAATTTCTTAAGTGAGAAG ATTTGGGTTCATCCGGAGTGCCCGGAACTGTTGACGCCTGTTCTCCAGAATCTGCAAGTTTTGAATCTGGATGAACTCCCTGAAGAATGTGATATCGCTTGGACAAGTTTCTTTCTTGAGGCCGCACCCTCCCTGAAGGAGATGTGCATCACAGTTTGGGACCATTGGTGTGAGATTGAGACAGACAAGGTGGAACGGGAAGAACAGGGTTACTGCGACAAAACAAACTTGGAGTGGAGGTCATCTGCACGTGATGGTTTCAGGCATTACAACCTGACTAAGTTTACCATCTATGGTTTCCAACCAAATGAGAACTTCCTTGGATACATCAGGCACATCATGGAAGCTGCTGTTAACCTAGAGGACATATCCCTGTACGACAGGAAGGCTCTTGAGTGCTGTGAAGACTTGGATCCCAAGATCAAGGTTGCTCCGTCAAGGTATCCGCAGAACATCGTGGAGCAGGAGCTGCTGAGGAAGCAAATTACGGAGGGATTGGTGATGGCGTCGCCTCATGTAATTCACTTCCGGTCTTAA